Sequence from the Ereboglobus luteus genome:
TCAAATCTCAAATTTCAAAGGGGCTCAAAACCATGAGCCCCATACGGCCAATAGGACCGATGGGGCTCATGTGTGGGAGTTGAAAATCGTTTATTGGCTCAGAAGATACCCAGGAATTTCTTTTTCTTTTCTTGGGGGTTTGGGTGGCCTTGGCGGCGGCGACTTCGACTTCCTCCAGGCGTTTGCGCGCGCGGGCGGCGATGTCGGAATCGGGGAAGACGGTGATGGCTTCGTTGTAGAACACGCGCGCGGCTTTGTAGTTTGCGCGTTTCTTGAAGTAGAAGTCGGCGATGTTAATTTTGCTCTGGGCCATGATTTCCTTCATCTTGCGAAGGCCTTTTTCCGCTTGGACGATGTGGGGGTCGTTGGGATAGAGGATCATGAAATCCTCGTAGTAGGTGACGGCTTCCTTGGTCGCGCCCTGGTCGTAGTCGGCGCCGTCAACGAGCGAGGCGTAGATGTCGGCGATTTTAATGTAGGCCTCGGGCGTGAGGGTGCTGTGGCCGTAGTTGTTGATGAGGCGGTCGAGGGCGTAGAGGGATTCGTTGGTGTTGCCGATGCGCTGGTGGCCGGCGGCGATGTGCATGAGGCAGAGCGGGGCGTATTCGGAATAGGGGGCGTTGAAGAGGATGGTCTCAAAATACTGGATGGCTTTTTCGCGGTTGGTGAAGCCGGGGAATATCCAGAGGAATGGGCTGCGGGCGCCGTTGAGGTAGGCGGCGGCGATTATGTATTGCTCGCCGATGATCTGGTTGAAGCGGGTTGTGTTGGGGTAGCGGCTGACAACGGTCTGGTAGTCGGTGAAGGCTTTTGGAAATTCGTTTCTCTCGAAGCGGAGCGTGGCGGCGCGATACATGGCCTCGGGGGCGTAGATGGAATTGCCGTAGCGTTTGCCAACGCGTTCGTAACTTTTAATGGCGTCCTTTGTCTTGCCGGCCTCCTCCTCCTTGCGCGCGGCGTTCATGAGGGCGAGGGCGTTGCGTCCATCGGGGCCGGTGAGTCCGGTGAGAATGCCGCCTTCGGATTTCCAACCGGTTTCGGGTGTCCACACGAGGTCGGCGGCGATGCCGAGGGGCGCTGCGATGAGGGTGACGAGTGCGAGGGCAAGAAGCGTGCGGAGGCGTGTGGCGGTGTGGTTGGACATGTTGAGAGTTGATTACCAGCGAACAAGAGCGGAGCCATAGGTCAAGCCCGCTCCGAATGCGAGAAAAAGTGTCAGGTCACCTGGGTGGATGCGTCCGGAGCGGCGCGCCTCGTCGAGCGCGATGGGGATGGAGGCGGCGGAGGTGTTGCCGTAGCGGTCGAGGTTCACGTAAACGCGGTCGCGGGTGTAGTTGAGATTTCTGGCGATGGCATCGATGATGCGGTGGTTCGCCTGGTGCGGAATGACAAGGGAGATTTGATCGGTGCCCAGGTTGTGTTGTTCCAAAATTTCGCGCGCGGCGCGCTCCATTTCACGGACGGCGATTTTGAAGACTTCCTTGCCGTGCATCTGGATGTAGTGCTGGCGCTCGGCGTGGTTTTCCGGGGTGAGGGGGCGCAGCGAGCCGCCGACGGGGATGCGGAGGAGTTCGGTGTCGGGGGTGCAGTAGAGGCGCACGCCGAGGATTTCGGGGGGAAGGGTGTGGGCGCGTTTCGGGGAAAAGTGCAGGCCGGCGAAGGTGGCGCGGCGGGCGCGGGTTTTGCCGAGGACTGCGGCGCCGGCGCCGTCGCCGAAGAGCACGCAGGTGTTGCGGTCCTTCCAGTCAAGGATGGAGGAAATTGTCTCGGCGCCGATGATGAGGGCGTGTTTGTAGCGTCCGCTGGAGATCATGGCCCAGGCGGTGTCGAGGGCGTAGAGGAAGCCGGTGCAGGCGGCGTTGAGGTCGAAGCCGGGGGTGCCGTTTTTGATGCCGAGTTTCTGCATCACGAGGGTGGCGCAGGCGGGCATGCGGAGGTCGGGGGTGAGGGTGGCGACGATCACGAGGTCGATGTCGGCGGGGGTGAGCCCGGCGTCGGTGAGGGCGCGGCGGCCGGCGACGGTGGCGAAGTCGGAGGTGGCCTCGCCTTCCGATGCGACGTGGCGGGATGAGATGCCGGTGCGGGTGCGTATCCACTCGTCGGTGGTGTTGAGGCCGCGGCGGGCGAGCTCGTTGTTGGTGATGATGTTTGCCGGTGCGCAGGAGCCGGTGCCGAGGATGGCGATGGCTCCGCGGGCGATGGCGGCCTCGAGGGGCGTTTGGTTGGCGCTGGCGGCGGTGGAGGCGTTGGCGTCGGGCAT
This genomic interval carries:
- a CDS encoding beta-ketoacyl-ACP synthase III, translating into MPDANASTAASANQTPLEAAIARGAIAILGTGSCAPANIITNNELARRGLNTTDEWIRTRTGISSRHVASEGEATSDFATVAGRRALTDAGLTPADIDLVIVATLTPDLRMPACATLVMQKLGIKNGTPGFDLNAACTGFLYALDTAWAMISSGRYKHALIIGAETISSILDWKDRNTCVLFGDGAGAAVLGKTRARRATFAGLHFSPKRAHTLPPEILGVRLYCTPDTELLRIPVGGSLRPLTPENHAERQHYIQMHGKEVFKIAVREMERAAREILEQHNLGTDQISLVIPHQANHRIIDAIARNLNYTRDRVYVNLDRYGNTSAASIPIALDEARRSGRIHPGDLTLFLAFGAGLTYGSALVRW
- the bamD gene encoding outer membrane protein assembly factor BamD — protein: MSNHTATRLRTLLALALVTLIAAPLGIAADLVWTPETGWKSEGGILTGLTGPDGRNALALMNAARKEEEAGKTKDAIKSYERVGKRYGNSIYAPEAMYRAATLRFERNEFPKAFTDYQTVVSRYPNTTRFNQIIGEQYIIAAAYLNGARSPFLWIFPGFTNREKAIQYFETILFNAPYSEYAPLCLMHIAAGHQRIGNTNESLYALDRLINNYGHSTLTPEAYIKIADIYASLVDGADYDQGATKEAVTYYEDFMILYPNDPHIVQAEKGLRKMKEIMAQSKINIADFYFKKRANYKAARVFYNEAITVFPDSDIAARARKRLEEVEVAAAKATQTPKKRKRNSWVSSEPINDFQLPHMSPIGPIGRMGLMVLSPFEI